A window of the Cetobacterium sp. ZOR0034 genome harbors these coding sequences:
- a CDS encoding peptide ABC transporter substrate-binding protein, with amino-acid sequence MLGRLNGKNLALASMVLFLAACGGKSEEKVAENSTTSKKNAISYNLGSDPKTIDPQLNTAVDGSIVSSNVFEGLFAEGEDGKSVPAAAESVDISADGLVYTFKIREGAKWSDGKLVTANDFVYSWKRGLTADTAMEYAYQLFYIKNGERFYNGEVGEAELGVKAIDDRTLQVTLENATPYFLSLTAFPAYFPLREDIVKDNSSWAIDAKTYIGNGPFKIKTWNPKENIVLVPNDNYWGRSEVKLDELRFDMIVDDKTYLNAFKSGEIDIIDSPPTSEIPSLLSSGEGKVYPYLGTYFYVVNVSGSGTSPEVTKFLGDSKVRKALALSINKKLIVEQVMKGGQLPARSFVPEGIVATDGKDFTENSKYLPAEGDIELAQKLLVEAGYTSPESMPKITFTFNTGDAHAMVAQAVQDMWKKNLGVEVELKNEEWAVFQTTRSNKNYDIARHGWIADYNDPMNFLDLWLTGGGNNDAGYSNLEYDKYVRDAQKESDPDKRTALLHKAEDILMEDMPVIPLYYYTSVVVANPKAKGWIKSPLGGYFFKKAYVEN; translated from the coding sequence ATGTTAGGGAGATTAAATGGAAAAAATTTAGCATTAGCATCAATGGTTTTATTTTTAGCAGCATGTGGAGGGAAAAGTGAAGAGAAAGTAGCAGAAAATTCTACGACATCTAAAAAAAATGCAATATCATATAATTTAGGAAGTGATCCAAAAACAATAGATCCACAACTGAATACAGCGGTTGATGGATCGATAGTTTCTTCAAATGTGTTTGAAGGATTATTTGCAGAGGGAGAGGATGGGAAATCAGTTCCAGCAGCGGCAGAATCTGTAGATATATCAGCAGACGGATTAGTTTATACATTTAAAATAAGAGAAGGAGCAAAGTGGTCAGATGGAAAATTAGTTACAGCAAATGATTTTGTGTATTCTTGGAAAAGAGGACTGACAGCAGATACAGCTATGGAATATGCATATCAACTATTTTATATAAAAAATGGAGAGAGATTTTACAATGGTGAAGTTGGAGAAGCTGAACTAGGTGTGAAAGCTATAGACGATAGAACATTACAAGTAACTTTAGAAAATGCGACACCATATTTTCTATCTTTAACAGCGTTTCCTGCATATTTCCCTTTGAGAGAGGATATTGTTAAAGATAATTCAAGTTGGGCAATAGATGCTAAAACATATATAGGAAATGGGCCATTTAAGATTAAAACTTGGAATCCTAAAGAGAATATAGTTTTAGTTCCAAATGATAACTATTGGGGTAGATCAGAAGTAAAATTAGACGAGTTAAGATTTGATATGATAGTGGATGATAAAACATATTTAAATGCGTTCAAATCAGGAGAGATTGATATAATAGATTCACCACCAACAAGTGAGATACCATCACTTTTGTCTAGTGGAGAGGGGAAAGTATATCCTTATTTAGGAACATATTTTTATGTAGTGAATGTATCGGGATCAGGAACGTCTCCAGAAGTGACTAAATTCTTAGGAGACTCAAAAGTTAGAAAAGCACTAGCACTTTCGATTAATAAAAAACTTATTGTAGAACAAGTTATGAAAGGTGGACAACTTCCAGCTAGAAGTTTTGTGCCAGAGGGAATTGTAGCTACTGATGGAAAAGACTTTACGGAGAATAGTAAATATTTACCAGCAGAAGGAGATATAGAGTTAGCTCAAAAATTACTAGTTGAAGCGGGATATACATCACCAGAATCGATGCCGAAGATAACATTTACATTTAATACAGGAGATGCTCATGCTATGGTAGCTCAAGCTGTTCAAGATATGTGGAAAAAGAATTTAGGTGTAGAGGTTGAGTTAAAAAATGAGGAGTGGGCAGTGTTCCAAACAACAAGAAGTAATAAAAATTATGATATAGCAAGACATGGGTGGATAGCTGATTATAATGATCCTATGAACTTCTTAGATTTATGGTTAACAGGCGGAGGAAATAACGATGCGGGATATTCTAATCTGGAATATGATAAATATGTAAGAGATGCTCAAAAAGAAAGTGATCCAGATAAAAGAACAGC